The following are encoded together in the Corynebacterium jeikeium genome:
- a CDS encoding DUF6676 family protein, whose protein sequence is MTDTPNPAPSDDVAQLIASLNDAPVFVAEDFPTEVESGSAGLSKSLNEVVEATERGESASKIGTLKIGYISQDGERHNNLRDVAQKVLDGTDADTVILKSPSQATAVSENLSRYAIESNYKVLYGANSHPEATQEFLNQAAGYETPTALANVGVVLAVAVAAVIASLSKLRTKQK, encoded by the coding sequence ATGACCGATACGCCTAACCCCGCCCCTTCGGACGACGTTGCGCAGCTCATTGCCTCTCTTAATGACGCCCCTGTCTTCGTTGCCGAGGATTTCCCGACCGAGGTGGAGTCTGGATCGGCCGGCCTATCCAAGAGCCTCAACGAGGTGGTTGAGGCGACCGAGAGGGGAGAGTCGGCGTCCAAAATAGGCACCCTAAAGATCGGCTACATCAGTCAGGACGGGGAGCGCCACAACAATCTGCGCGACGTCGCGCAGAAAGTGCTCGACGGCACGGACGCGGACACGGTGATTCTGAAGTCCCCGAGCCAGGCGACGGCAGTGTCGGAGAATCTGTCGCGCTATGCCATCGAATCGAACTATAAGGTTCTCTATGGCGCCAACAGTCACCCGGAGGCGACGCAGGAGTTCCTCAACCAGGCGGCAGGGTATGAAACTCCAACCGCTCTGGCCAACGTGGGAGTGGTCCTAGCAGTGGCCGTGGCGGCCGTAATTGCTTCGTTATCAAAGCTGCGGACCAAGCAGAAGTAG
- a CDS encoding DIP1281 family NlpC/P60 protein → MTPRPQSRKRTVLAVAVTAGVTLQSTTMVAQADDKRTVESFLADLVGQVSRAKSQVSEMETLMGSLREDANKARVDLVNSQSAAQTAQDKVMDARGRLKDSDTEVTKAQAKLNDIARSAYAQGGDASAVNLAAGGSDAVGDTLDRSSYIDAASKKQKDEVDRLDLARTQNANEESSLRDSRDKANSAVDDAVSKYNTARDTLNNSQKSLTEKQKEYKRLLDEKSKAEKALREARAAVETFTNTHPEASSWDKRKVAEKAAEKAGAKVEKAEDAEDKAQETPAEETQSTENSTENTETTENTEDAQPAEANESTESDQSDQSDESPAQGSLGNPAGLPELPAELQSSYDLNPSGDDQRQAALDGLRKAGESALMAGFTTALSGNPDGAVAAAAHAGRETAGQEYDRAMGAGTSTAPAAQETPETAEAPETPEAPENPETAETPEAPDEAVAPETPETPENPAEAIADALDPSSPDTSGTAEEKIERVIKRAESQLGLPYAWGGGNFHGPTKGIRDGGVADAHGDYNKVGFDCSGLMMYAFYGVGIELQHYSGYQYTAGKQVPSSEAKRGDMLFWPGHVALYLGDGKMIEAPQSGDVVKISDVRWGGMQPMAVRMIE, encoded by the coding sequence GTGACACCACGACCACAAAGCCGTAAACGAACGGTGCTGGCCGTCGCAGTGACCGCTGGAGTGACGCTGCAGTCGACGACTATGGTCGCCCAGGCCGACGACAAGCGCACCGTCGAAAGCTTCCTGGCCGACCTCGTCGGCCAGGTTTCTCGCGCCAAGTCCCAGGTTTCCGAAATGGAGACGCTCATGGGCTCGCTGCGAGAGGATGCCAACAAGGCTCGCGTCGACCTCGTCAACAGCCAGTCCGCCGCCCAAACGGCCCAGGACAAGGTCATGGACGCACGCGGACGCCTCAAGGATTCCGATACCGAGGTAACCAAGGCACAGGCGAAGCTGAACGACATCGCGCGTTCCGCCTACGCCCAGGGGGGCGACGCCTCCGCAGTGAACCTGGCTGCCGGCGGAAGTGACGCGGTTGGTGACACGCTCGATCGCTCCTCCTACATCGACGCAGCCTCCAAGAAGCAAAAGGACGAGGTCGACCGCCTCGACCTTGCGCGTACCCAGAACGCCAACGAGGAATCCTCGCTGCGCGACTCCCGCGACAAGGCGAATTCGGCTGTCGACGACGCAGTAAGCAAGTACAACACCGCGCGTGACACGCTGAACAACTCCCAGAAGAGCCTCACCGAGAAGCAAAAGGAATACAAGCGCCTACTCGATGAGAAGTCGAAGGCGGAAAAGGCACTGCGCGAGGCCCGCGCCGCCGTGGAAACCTTCACCAACACCCACCCAGAGGCTTCTAGCTGGGACAAGCGCAAGGTCGCCGAAAAGGCTGCCGAGAAGGCTGGCGCCAAGGTCGAAAAGGCCGAGGACGCCGAAGATAAGGCCCAGGAGACTCCGGCGGAGGAGACTCAGTCCACTGAGAACTCCACCGAGAACACTGAGACCACCGAGAACACTGAGGACGCTCAGCCGGCTGAGGCTAACGAATCCACTGAGTCCGACCAGTCCGACCAGTCCGACGAGTCCCCGGCGCAGGGTTCCCTTGGCAACCCGGCGGGCCTGCCGGAGCTCCCGGCGGAGCTGCAGTCCTCCTACGACCTGAACCCCAGTGGCGATGACCAGCGCCAGGCTGCCCTCGACGGTCTGCGCAAGGCCGGCGAATCCGCGCTGATGGCCGGCTTCACCACCGCATTGTCTGGCAATCCGGATGGTGCCGTGGCAGCCGCAGCCCACGCGGGCCGCGAAACAGCGGGCCAGGAGTACGACCGCGCCATGGGCGCCGGTACTAGCACCGCACCAGCGGCGCAGGAGACCCCGGAAACTGCAGAGGCTCCCGAGACTCCTGAAGCTCCGGAGAACCCGGAGACTGCAGAGACCCCCGAGGCTCCCGACGAGGCCGTAGCCCCAGAAACTCCGGAAACTCCGGAGAACCCGGCTGAGGCCATCGCCGACGCCCTGGATCCGAGCAGCCCCGATACCTCCGGCACCGCCGAAGAGAAGATCGAGCGCGTCATCAAGCGCGCCGAAAGCCAGCTGGGCCTGCCCTACGCATGGGGCGGCGGCAACTTCCACGGCCCGACCAAGGGCATCCGCGACGGCGGTGTAGCCGACGCGCACGGCGACTACAACAAGGTCGGCTTCGACTGCTCCGGCCTGATGATGTACGCATTCTACGGCGTGGGCATCGAGTTGCAGCACTACTCTGGCTACCAGTACACGGCCGGCAAGCAGGTTCCTTCCTCTGAGGCCAAGCGCGGCGACATGCTGTTCTGGCCAGGCCACGTCGCCCTGTACCTGGGTGACGGCAAGATGATCGAGGCCCCGCAGTCCGGCGATGTCGTCAAGATCTCCGACGTGCGCTGGGGCGGCATGCAGCCCATGGCAGTCCGCATGATCGAGTGA
- a CDS encoding DUF3097 domain-containing protein produces the protein MSFNYGDIMKGHSRNQKPSITRVAPELGMVVEVIADDFVGAVVGGEKTADGDFIRLEDRYGKTRLFKLREGAFLLEGKPITLTRYVDPRMLPPKQRTSNSGSRRVENVQAKVAAPSRIWVEGIHDAAIVEQVWGHDLRVEGVVVEYLEGLDNLPERLAEFQPSATRRVGVLADHLVEGTKEARLTASLGPHVMVTGHPYIDIWEAVKPQSVGIRAWPKIPRGIDWKTGVCQELGWGSPQDGWRRVAAAAKTFRDLDSTLIGAVERLIDFVTVPPEY, from the coding sequence ATGAGCTTCAATTACGGTGACATCATGAAGGGCCACTCTCGCAACCAGAAACCCAGCATTACGCGCGTCGCGCCGGAGCTGGGCATGGTGGTGGAGGTCATCGCCGATGACTTCGTCGGTGCCGTGGTGGGCGGGGAGAAGACCGCCGACGGCGACTTCATTCGCCTGGAGGATCGCTACGGAAAAACGCGCCTGTTCAAGCTTCGCGAGGGCGCATTTCTGCTTGAGGGCAAGCCTATTACCTTGACTCGTTATGTAGATCCCAGGATGCTGCCACCGAAGCAGCGCACCTCCAACTCAGGCTCGCGGCGCGTAGAAAACGTACAAGCCAAAGTCGCGGCGCCCTCCCGCATTTGGGTGGAAGGCATCCACGATGCCGCAATCGTCGAACAAGTCTGGGGGCATGACTTGCGCGTGGAAGGCGTGGTCGTCGAGTACCTGGAGGGCCTCGACAACCTGCCGGAGCGGCTCGCCGAGTTCCAGCCCTCCGCGACCCGCCGTGTGGGCGTGCTCGCGGACCACCTCGTCGAGGGAACGAAAGAGGCGCGTTTGACCGCATCCTTAGGCCCACACGTGATGGTCACCGGCCACCCGTACATCGACATCTGGGAGGCCGTGAAGCCGCAAAGCGTTGGCATCCGCGCGTGGCCGAAGATCCCGCGCGGCATCGATTGGAAAACAGGCGTGTGCCAAGAGCTCGGCTGGGGTAGCCCGCAGGACGGTTGGCGTCGGGTGGCGGCTGCAGCCAAGACCTTTCGCGATCTGGACTCCACTCTTATCGGTGCGGTGGAAAGGCTGATCGATTTCGTTACTGTCCCGCCGGAATACTGA
- a CDS encoding NfeD family protein, translating into MGPIIWLIAAGVLALGELLVADMSLLMLSAAALITAGISLADIPVWAEILVFGLASLATILAIRPILRKRLMQARSEHTFDHAELTGRNAVVVEAVSAEVQSGGMVRIAGELWSARSATPGDVYSQGESVQVIDIDGTTAVVWKNK; encoded by the coding sequence ATGGGTCCGATCATTTGGTTAATCGCAGCGGGAGTGTTGGCCCTTGGCGAGCTCCTCGTTGCGGATATGTCCTTGCTCATGCTCAGTGCGGCTGCATTGATCACTGCCGGGATTTCGCTGGCGGACATTCCGGTATGGGCAGAAATACTGGTTTTCGGCCTGGCTTCACTGGCGACCATCTTGGCGATTCGGCCCATCCTGCGCAAACGCCTTATGCAAGCACGCTCAGAACATACCTTCGACCACGCCGAACTGACGGGTAGGAACGCAGTGGTGGTTGAGGCTGTTAGTGCCGAAGTACAAAGCGGCGGCATGGTGCGCATCGCCGGCGAGCTGTGGTCGGCGCGCTCGGCAACCCCAGGGGATGTTTATTCCCAGGGAGAGTCCGTACAGGTGATAGACATCGACGGCACGACTGCAGTCGTGTGGAAGAACAAATAG